A part of Phoenix dactylifera cultivar Barhee BC4 chromosome 2, palm_55x_up_171113_PBpolish2nd_filt_p, whole genome shotgun sequence genomic DNA contains:
- the LOC103708676 gene encoding uncharacterized protein LOC103708676, which yields MSRSAFNAFKAQVPIEWSPRLYITLVRGLPGTRRLHRRTLEAMRLRRCNRTVVHRTTPSLLGMLNQVKRLVVVETEAMHNARKQQEEKHRALRPPIVVNHMVHILPPPPAAETAQ from the exons ATGAGCAGGAGCGCGTTCAATGCGTTCAAGGCGCAGGTTCCGATCGAGTGGAGCCCGCGGCTGTACATCACGCTGGTGCGTGGTCTCCCGGGTACCCGCCGCCTCCACCGCCGCACCCTCGAGGCCATGCGCCTCCGTCGCTGCAACCGCACCGTCGTCCATCGCACCACCCCTTCCCTCCTCGGCATGCTCAACCag GTCAAGAGGTTGGTGGTGGTGGAGACGGAGGCGATGCACAATGCCCGAAAACAGCAGGAGGAGAAGCACCGAGCTCTCCGCCCTCCCATTGTTGTCAACCATATGGTCCatatccttcctcctcctcctgcggcTGAGACTGCTCAGTAG
- the LOC103708719 gene encoding uncharacterized protein LOC103708719 — translation MGATLNIFLAIVLLSVVNGGCGAPCGGVRDITVNLARTGGVVEGQPEYEVTVSNNCECAQSKVFVKCYGLSSVLPVDPQAIKPVDGERCIVGGGRPIAGGGRIKFKYAWMTPQDFPVVSSQVLC, via the exons ATGGGAGCCACCCTCAACATCTTCTTAGCCATTGTTCTTCTTTCCGTCGTCAATGGAG GCTGCGGAGCGCCATGCGGCGGCGTACGAGACATCACCGTGAATCTGGCGAGGACCGGCGGTGTCGTCGAGGGGCAGCCGGAGTATGAGGTGACAGTAAGCAACAATTGTGAGTGTGCTCAGTCTAAGGTGTTCGTGAAGTGCTATGGCCTCAGCAGTGTCTTGCCGGTGGATCCTCAGGCCATCAAACCGGTGGATGGCGAGCGTTGTATCGTCGGAGGGGGCCGGCCGATCGCCGGAGGGGGTCGCATTAAGTTCAAGTATGCATGGATGACACCCCAGGACTTCCCTGTGGTTAGCTCTCAGGTTCTCTGCTAA